Genomic window (Brevibacterium paucivorans):
ACGACCCTGATTAGATTCGCCAATTGTGAAAAGCTTCATGGCGCCCTTTGACTGGCGCTCCAGTTTGGTGAGTTCTTTCTGAAGCTCGGAATAACTGGTCCAAGCTTTGGTTCCTGTGTCTCCGGTTTCGGTTCCGCAGTGCGGGACGCCGGTCTTCCCTTCAGCAAGAGCTGGTGAACCTATAGCGAGTCCTCCGGCGAACAGCCCGAGGGCAAGAGCACTGGCAGACAGCCTAGTTGCGGGGTGTCGCATCGTTTCTTCCTTGAAACGGTGGGTTAAAGCGGGAGTGTGGAACCAGTTTAGAAGTCATGTTTGCATTCCACATCCTGGCGTGGCTGTATCCCACGGAGTAAGAAGTGCTTCGTACCGCAAAAAGCGTCTAATCTGTACATTTTTGCAATCACGTCTCGTCGATGCTTCGGATCAGATCAATCTGTCACTGAGGAGAGTCACGAAGCTCAACCGAATAAGAGGAACGAAGGTCACAAAATAAAAAGACAGTGCTTCGGGCGAACCTACCCGGAGCACTGCCTTTAACTATTCAGTTGCGCTTAAGCCTGTCTCATGAGCGACGGCGCACAGCTGCAATTAGCGCAGCACCAGTGACAACGAGCAATCCCGCAGTCAGGCCGATCGGCAGGACCGACGCACCCGTACGTGGCAGGAAGCCACCGTCGTTCGAAGCTGTGCCGTTCGAACCATTCGAGCCGCTGTCACTTGAACCGCCCGAGGTGTTGTTCGCACCGCTGTCCGAACCGCCCTCGTTGACATCGGCAGGGGCTTCAGTCTGCTTGTCATCAGGCTTACCAGTGTCGTCAGTGTCGGACTCACCAGGCTTGGCCGGGTCGTTTGGTTCCTGCGACGGATCCTTACCTGGCTCCTCACCAGGCTGCTCTTCCGAAGGTGCTTGAGTTGACCCCTCACCAGGTTCTTCACCCGACTGCTCCTCACCCGGCTCTTCCGAAGGCGCCTGAGTTGGTTCCTCACCGGGCTCCTGCGAAGGTTGTTCACCTGGTTGCTCCGTAGGCTTTGGTGCAGGTTCCTGCGTTGGTTCGTCAGAAGGGGCCGGTGCTGGCTCCTGCGAAGGCTGTTCAGACGGCTCCTGCGACGGCTGATCGCCGGGCTTTTCACCTGGTTGCTCGCCTGGCTCCTCACTCGGCTGTGCGCTTGGCGCCTCGCTTGGCTTTTCACCGGGCTCCTCACTCGGAGGAGTCGAACCGTCACCGTCATCACCAGCTGACTTGTGGTCCACGACGAACGTGAGCCGTTGCGTCTTAGCTGTCGCGTCACCACCGGCGCTTCGCGCACCACCTGTGGCCTGCTTTGCGCGCGCCGTCACATCGATCGTGTACGTTCCAGGCTTGGTGAACGCCCATGCGGTGTGCATGTGTGTGCCAGGTGGGAGTGGAATGTCAGAAGCCTTGTCGCTCGACGCGTACATGGTCTGAATGGCACCCAGGGTCTCTGTGTAGGCAAACCACTTGCCACCCTTAGGAGCGCTCACTGGTGTGAGAGTCATCGTCGCACCATCGGGATACTTCGTGCGGTCCAGAGTTTCGCTTGAGAAACCTGGCCACACACGACCTGGCTGTTGAGCCTGCGGAAGAATGTAGAGCTCGGCGCCTTTAGGACCAAGGACGTCGTAGCTTGGGTTAGCGAGCACGTCGCCTTCACGCTTAACTTTCGCAAGCTTCGTCACTTCCAAGGTCGTTGAGTCGATCGTACGGTTCACGGACTCCGTGGCGTGCTGGCGCGAATCGTCACCAAGCGCTACCGAAAGTTCGCCATTGACGTCCATGGCGCGCAAGTCCACATGCCCGTTGTTGATAGTGACAGGCGTATTCAGGAGACTTTCGTCAGAACCGTCGTTTCCGTCATCCGGGTTGGGCGTTTCGTTGCCCTCTCCTGGGTCCGGGGTGGTGGTAGCTCCGCCGTCAGAGAACTGGGTCTGGACAGGTTTGCCCGTGCCACTGACTTGTCCAAGGTCAATAGTTTCCGTATTGCCAATGGTGGCGCGTGGCTGCGGCTCCAATGTCAGCCGGAGCGTGTACTGATCTCCCTTGCAGTATTCGCGATCTACCTGGAGACTGCGACGCCCAGGACCACTTACGACATCCACCGAACAGGTCGGTTCGTCGAAGCCTTTTTCGTAAAAGCCACCGGTCACGTTGTAGATGAGCGAGTCATCTGCGGGCTTCGTGTCGATTGTGACCAGATTGCCGTCACCTTGCGTGTGCGCGTTGACGGACACGTCACGCGAGCTGACCTGCACTTCGCCAGTAGAGAAGTCACCGGCGGGTGCGTCGGGGGTTTCCTTGGGGAACTGCCCTGCGTTCTGTGTGGTCACTGCTTTTTGCCCGGTGCTTGATGTTAGAGGCGCACTGATCCAGCGTGCTGCCCCCTTGGTGGGCACAAAGACGGCCTGGAATGCCGAGGTGTTGGACCCGATCATTTCGCTCCACGTTGCCTTGCCACCTTTGACGGGGATTTCGGCGAGGTGGTAGCCGTCGATGTAGAACACAACCGTACCTTCAGCGGCGTCGTTACCGGCGTTGAAGGTGAGGTCGGTGAGGTTCTTGTCGCCGTCTTTTTCGCTACCGGCGTGTGGGGCGATGGTGAAGCTCGGAGCGGAAGGACCGGTGACGCCTGCGGCTTTGTCGTAGGCGGTCTTAACGTCGCCGAGTTTTTCGTCAGCAGGGTTCGTACCGCCCACGCGCCACACAAGCGTGGTTGGTTTCGAGGCGGTGAAGGCACCGGCAGTCGTCCGCGCACTTGCGTCGAAAGTGACTTCGTAGCGGCCCGGCTTGGTGAAGGTCGTGATGTTGTGGGTGTGCGTACCCGGGTCGAGCCACACGGTACGTGAAACCTTGTCGTGGGAGGAGAACAAGCGAGTGACGGGCAGGTTGCCGAACGTCGAGTAGTTAAACATGTTCATCTCGCCGGGGCCGTTGAAGCCTACGAGTTCCAGGGCAAAGTTCTTGTCACGGAACTTTTCAATAGGAACGCCGGTGTCAGCGCCAAAGCCTGACCAGATGGGGCTGTTACCGGGCCCGGGGACCTGTGGCGCCATGTAGAGAAGCTGGCCGTTCTTGCCAAGGAAGCCGAGGCGGTGGTCGTCTGTGACCGGGAAGATGTAGTTCTGGCTACCGTCGTCGTTGTAGCCACGGCCGACCCAGTTGGAGGTCTTGTCCAGCGGAGCTGTTTTCCCGTTGGACTGTGAGTTGATGTCGAATGTGTTCGTCGCTTTGTTCCAAAAAACTTTGGGCGCGTCAATGTGTGCCTTCGTCTCGACGCTGCGATCGTCATCTGGCCCCGCGAAGGCAGGAACAGCGGCGAACGAAAAAGCAGTGATCGCAACAGCCGCGAGCGAGGCACAGGCTGCACGAAGTGCGCGCATGAACCCCTCCTTTAGTGGTAAGAACTCTCACTGACAAGAGCCAGCGAAATAACATTATCTTGACACAAGGATCCTTGCCACATAAATAAGTACCCACGAATGCTATGCAGGGTTGCTTATACGCCGTGCTGAGCAGATCGGCAGGTGAGTGAAACGCACCAAAATTTCACTCAAAAGTACCTGCCGTTCACCCTCGTTATATACGTTCAAACCAGGAGAACTCCCAGACGTGAGCAGCGAGGAGCACGCATGGATATGCTTAGTGAACCGATCATGATCGGTGTCGCCGCTGTTGTGGCGATTGTTCTGCTCATGCTGGCTGTGAAAGCGTTCCGCTCTACAAGCAGGGATGACGCGGAAGTTCGCGAGTTGGAATCGGTGGCCGTCCAGGGAACGAACAAGGGGAAATCCGGCGTGCTCGCGTCTTGCACCAAAGCCGTATTGCCCGCGGGCTTTCGGAACCAGCCTCTCCAGAGCTTGAGCCCTACGGTGTGACCGCTCAGTTCTCAAGAATGTCCACGTGGGCATGGTAGTTCCTGTTGTGAAGTACCTGCCACAGGACCGCTCGAAGTTTATGATCGAAGTTCCCTTTAACCAGTAAGATCCCTTTCAATAGCGTGTGTGAGGTCAGGAGCATTCATGACAAACGTGAGCGATTTCCAAGCAGTCTCCGCTCGGTACTCCCGTGAGTGGCCGACTGAGTTTCTGCGCCTGGTAGCAGACGGGATGCTGGACGTGTCAGCTGATGAGCACGCCATTCCGTTGCTGCACTTCAGCACCAACTATGAGCTGCTCGATCCCACCCAGATTGCCAAACGACTTGACATGATGGCCGAGCCGGATGACTACCGCCACATTGACCCGGACCTGGGGCTCTTGCCTTTCGCCATGGAACCCGGGGGCAATCTGTGCTGTTTTCTTACTCAGCAGGCACACGGCGACTCCGCTCCTGTGGTTGTGCTGATCAACGACGAAGATGAAGACGAATACCTCGCCGACGATCTTGCGGGATTCATTTTCTCTGACATGGTCACATCCGCCAGCGATTTCTATGATGATGACCCCGTGGGCGAAGGCAACCCTGCGGAGAACGCGCAGGCATGGCTAGCGAAGTACCGGCAATACATGAAGCCTGAACAGGTGAGCGCACTAGAAGACCTGTTCGCGAACCCGGTTGAGGAACGCGATGACGATTCGCTGGGCTTTATCAGCTATGAGGACGCAGAAGAGCTGATCGCACGCGTCCTGGGCGGTGGCGCTCGTGACGAAGAACTAGTGCTGTGGGAGCGCGACATTTAACCACGTGAACACATCACGTGCGGTGATGGAGACGGAGACAGCAGTTTTCTCAAACATGATTAACCGTAAAGTAGTGCAGGCTTCAGACCTGCACCTTAAGTGGAAAGCCTGATTAGGGGAATACGTGGCTCTTACATCGCTGACTGTACTGCAGGCAAATAAGCAGTCGGACAAGAAAGCATTCCTGCGGATTGTTCCTGAAGGTGAAGACCCCTTCGTTCTTCCCCACGAGGACGCTTTTCGGGCAGTTCAGTTACCCAAGGGTCTGGTGGTGGGGCCGCTCTTGGCGATCAGCTTGGGTATTGTTGCGCTCGTTGTGGTGCTGAGTTGGGATGGCATTTCACAAAGTTTCGGTGATGATTCTTTGACCGTGACACAGAGGGTTCTGCCTCTGCTCCCTGTGGTTTTGGCCGTGGTGGTGACGGCGTTGTTGACGGTACTGGTCCTTGTGAGGAAGCCATCGGACCAGGCCAGCAAGAAGAACTTCTTTGAGGTGTATAGGACTGCCGGACCTAGTATTCAGCCTGTTCCGGCTCGAGCGGTGAAGGTGTGGACCAATGTGGCGGAAGGTTCACTGCTCATTTATGCGGTGTTGCTTCAGTTGCCGGGTGGGCAGTTATTGGTGCGACACACTACGGGTGGGGCTCAGCCATTCGAGGCTCCCACACAAGATGCCACGTTTTACGTGTGGGAACTGCCCGACGGTTGGAAAGTTGTGCAAGTAGCCAAACGCACGGCGTAGCGGCCAAACCAACCCAGACCGTGCGCCTAGCCCTTCTACCCGCTACGCCACATCCGACCAGCGGGGAGCGAAGCGCTCCATCTGTTCCATAACCAAAATGACGGCCCCGGTGCGTTTTTCGATCGGATAGCCGTACTTGCGCAGGAGAGTTTTGATTGAGCGACGCAGCTTAGCCCGCACGTCATCGCGCACAGTCCAGTCGGTTTTCGCATCACGGCGCAGGGTTGCCACCAGGTCGCGGGCAATCTGGGCGAGGAGGGGGCCGGCTACGGGCCCGCCACATATGACCTGGAACTCTGCGACGAAGGGTGGCATCCGCTGCTGCCGGCGCCGGCAGCCCAGAGCTCCGATGTGGCCTGGGAACTCGTCCGGGAGGCGGGCACGGCACCTGCGTCCGTGGTTGCTCCGAACGGCAGGGCTTCTGTGCCAACGGACTGGTCCGCTGCCGCCGAGGTCACGGTGAGCGCCCCCGTGCTGGTGTGCGCGGGCCGTCCCGCCGGTTGTGGGGTCACGGCCGCCCGTGTGGAGACCCCGGGACCGGTCCCGAGCAGAGCCGCGACGTCGCCGTAGGAGACCAGCCGCCCGGGCGGCACCAGCTCCACTGTGCGCAGCACCAACTCGGTGAGGGTCTCGTCCATGGGTCGACGCTACCGCTGTCGCCAGACGCTACCCCTGTCTGCAGGCACTGCCGCTGTGTGTAAAGCCCGCCGGTATGCGGGCGGGGTCTGAAGCGGACGGTAGCTTCTGGAGCCAACGGCAACGTCAGCGAGTCGGAGCATCAGGAGTACGCGCAGCGAGGATCTTCACCAAGGCGTGAGTGCCGACCGAGATGGCCGGGACCAGCAGGACGGCGGTGAGCATCCAGATTCCCAGGCTCACGAGCATCTCGGAGGCTTCGGCCTGCACCCCCGTCGCCCATGTCAAGACGAGCACCACGGCCACGACTGCTGCCAGTAGAGCGATCCAGCGCCAGGGTGAGGGCGACACCCTGCGCAGCTCGCGCAGCAACTTCGTCTGCCACCAACTGGCAATCGCCAGCAGCACCAGACACAGCACCAGCATCGTGCCGAACGCGACCCGGACCGCGAGGACCCTGTCGCCCGGCCACGGCATGGTCAGCGCGGCGAGCACCAGCCCCATTAGCAGGCAACCCAGGTACAGGATTATCCAGAGTAACGGAACCTGCTGCTCAGATGTCCATCGAGGGTTTGCGTAGTTGGTCACTGGCCCATTATGTCACGCCCTGAGTCCAGGCTCCTGAACCTGTCGGGTGGTACCGTTTCTGGAATGGTTCGTGGAGGAGAAGGGCAACCTTGAGGACGCCGAGACTGCAGTGCGGGGCGTCCACTCATCGACGAGTGCCATCCAGTTCAATGTTGCGGCCGACACCAATCTTGCTGCCGTGAACGCCGTCTGTTCAAGGACGACGCCCGCATCTTACGCACCGACAGACTCGCCACCGCAGAAGCATTCTTCAACCGCCGCGGCCCTCTAGCCCTGGTCATTGGCCGATTCGTTCCCATCGTGCGCACCTACGTGCCCGTCGCAGCCGGCACCGCCCAGATGCCATACCGCAACTTTGTCATCTGGAATGTAGGCGGGGCCCTCGCATGGGTGGGTTCAATGGTGCTGATCGGCGCCCTCCTTGGCCACATCCCAGGCATCACTCACTCGATCGACGGGATCATTCTCCTCATCCTCGGAATCTCCATGCTCCCCGTAGCAATCAGCGCCACCACCTCATACATCAAGAAGCGACGCGCCACATAACGCTCCCCGCCCACCATCCGCAGAATCTATACACTTTCCGTATGAACACGCTTCCCCATCGTTCTGTTGTGCTGACTATTGCCTTCTGCGCCCTGTTCGCACTTTTCACACCAGCCATTGCTGCAACGCCTGCCCACGCTGCAACACCTCGGCAGGCCACCAGCCAGATCAACGCCGCGGCAAAGAAACACGCAAAGAAGTTAGGCAAAGCAACCGGCAGCATCCGCTGCGGCCTCCCCCGAGGTGGTTGCTACCGCGCCTTTAAGAACGGCTCCATCCATTGGTCACCTAAGACCGGCGCCCACCCCACGTGGGGCGGGATCCGAAACGAGTGGAAACGTACCGGCTGGGAACGCGGCAAACTCGGCTACCCAGTGTCCAGCGAGCGCTGCGGCCTACGTGGCGGCGGGTGCTACCAGAAGTTCCAATACGGCTCCGTCCACTGGTCACCAAAGACCGGCGCCCACGCCACGTGGGGTGCGATCCGCTGGATCTGGCAGAACAACAACTGGGAACGCGGCAAATACGGCTACCCCACCGGTAGCGCGTGGATCGGCAACGACGGGAAACTCCGCCAAAAGTTCCAACACGGAACCATCACCACTGGCGTGCTCGCATACGGCCTCCCACACGGAATCAAACCCAAAGGCGGCCGGCAGCTCGTCGTCGCACACACCTCGGCCCGATCTTCCACAACCGGCACCGTGGAACTGTGGGAACTCCGCAACGACGAACGCTGGCACCGCACACACACCTTCAAAGACGCCCGGTTCGGGTACAAGGGGCTGGCGACCGCCTCGGGCAAACGCGAAGGCGACGGCAAGACGCCCATGGGGCAATACCGCATCCCCTTCACCTTTGGAACCAAAGCAAAACCCAAGGGCACCAAGATCGAATACCGCCGCGCCGACCGCAACGACCAGTGGTGTGCACGGTCTGGCTCGCGCCACTACAACACCTGGATGAGCGCGCCTAACCGTAGTTGCCCCGCAAAGCACGCCGAGGTGTTCTCCAAAATCCCGCAGTACAGTCACGTGGCCGTGGTGGACTACAACTCGGCGAGGAAGGCGGGGCGCGGTTCGGCGATCTTCGTTCACAAGCACGGGAAAGGTTCGACCGCCGGGTGCGTATCCGTGACCGAGAAGCAGATGGTCACGCTGGTTACCTGGTTGCGGCCGCAGTACAACCCGCGGATTGTAATCGCTCCCCGGGGTGAACTGAAGAACCAGTAGGGGCTGCGGGGGCTGTACATCGAGCACTAGACGATCCAGCTCGAACACCCCGGGCACCGTCGTGTGCGGCACACAGGTGCTCGGTGGCTGACCCGTCACCGAGTCAGGGCGGAGATGGTGACCGAGACGATCATCGCGAGCACGAGTGAGTTGAACCCGAAGGCGACGATGACATTGGTGCGCATCTGCTTCCAGGCAGCCTTCGTGCGGATCTCTGCTGAAAGGCCGGCGGCCATGGTCGAGGCGAGCACTGCCAGGGTGAGATAGTCGTCGAAATCCTCGGGCGGTTCGCCGTGGAAGCGGATGTGGCGCTTCTCGGCATCGGGCAAGTTGAGGTGCATGTAAGCAGCGGCGAAGGCAAAGATCATGAACACCCAGGCGGCGGCAACGGCGTGGACACCGAGTGCGAGGTACAGCGGCGACTGGCGCACCATCTCAGTCTGGGCGAGCACAACGGTCAGGAAAATGGCGAAGGCGGCAGCGGTGACGGCGAAGTTCGTCGCACCAGTGAACCCGAACGCCCGCGCCCACCAGCGCTTCTGCGTCCGGACTTCGCGACGCACCTGGCCGATGAGCGCCGATCCGCTTAGGGGCTTGTAGCACCGCATCGTCCACGAGACGTAGATGATAACGAAAAGGTTCCAGAAGAGCAGATAGAAGAGGACGAGGAGCTCTGTCCGCAGCGATCTGCCCGGCGGGTCCGGGCGCAACAGGTAGACCCAGGCCGTTTCGATCAGCACGCTCAGGAGGATCGCCGAAACGGTCGAAACGAAGTAGCGGACGGCATCGGTCGCACTCTTCAACGGCTTATCCTCACTCGCATCGCAGATTCGGTGCTGAGAACAGTGTAGCAAGGTAGGAGCGCTGCGCCGGGCAACAGCAGACCTCTATAGAGGCCGGTGCGCACCACGGTGAAGAGACCTCGGTCTCATCCGGAGCGACTAGAGTACTTCCGTCGACATCAGGCGTCGGCGCAGGAAGGAGGACCATGGGCCTGGTCAAGTTCTACGGGCAGCAGTTCGTCATCGCCGTGCTGATGCTCCTGCTCTTCGCGGCCCTGGCCACCGGTGTGGCCACGCCCGTGCCGGAGCTCGCCGGGAGGGTGGCCGCCGCCGGCCCCCTCGACCTGAGCAGAACCCGCGGATTGTGATCGCACCCCGAGGTGAGTTGAAGAAGCAGTAGAGGTGTGGGTGCGGGCTGAACCCAGTTACCCACCACAACTCGAATGGACTTGCCCCTGAAAGTTGGACTGGTTTTATTTTAGGCGGTTAGGGCTTGAAGGGTTTGGTTTCGGTATTGCATGGGTGTTTGGCCTTTGAGTCTTTCTTGTAGTCGTTGGTTGTTGTACCAGTTGATGTACTCATCGATTGCGTTGGTGAACTCTTTGATGTTGTTGAAGGTTTCGCCGTGGTACATCTCTGTTTTCAGGTGGCTAAAGAAGTTCTCTATTACGGCGTTGTCGTAGCAGTTGCCCTTGCGAGACATCGATACTTTGCCCTCGTGTTTTTCGACCAAGGTGCGCCAGGCTATGTGCTGGAACTGGAATCCTTGATCGGTATGTATGATCCATCCAGGTTCCGGGGCCTGGGCCGTGATCGATTCTTTCAGCGATGACACGGCAAATGTTGTCGCTGCTGAGGTTGACACGGTGTGGGAGATGATTGTGCGGTCGAACAGGTCCATGACCGGGCACAAGTACACTTTGCGGCCGGTAATGTTGAACTCGGTGATATCACTGACCCAGGCGGTATTGGGTTTATCCCGGGTGAAGTTGCGATCAAGGATGTTTGGGGCGATACGGCTGACCGTGCCCGCGTAGGAGACATACGATCGACGGCGCCTGATCTTGGCTTTCAGCCCCATCTGGTCCATGAGTTTGTATACCAGCTTGTGATTGACTACCCAGCCTTTGTTGCGCAGGTCGCGCCACACGCGGCGGTACCCGTAACGGTGCTTGTTGGACTCGAAGCTGTGCCGAATCGCGGTCTTAAGGACTGCGTGTTTATCAGGGCTCGTGAGACGTTTCTGGTGGTAGAAAAATGTCGATCTGGCCATACCGGCAACAGACAAAAGGTCGCTTAAACGGTGGTCAGACTTAAGGGCGACGATCGCCTGGACCTTTAGGCGTGTCCCTGATCCCTTAAGTCCCGCAATTTTTTTAGATACGCATTCTCCGCCCGCAACAGTTCGTTTTCACGCCGTAGCGCGTCTTCTTCAGTAAGCACCTTCGGCTTGCCTGACTTTCTTGGTCGGCCTTTGGGCCTAGGTTTTAACGCTTCATCGCCGCCCTTACGCCACTTCACTGCCCAATCTTTAACCTGCTGATCAGACCACAAACCAAACTCACGAGCGATATCCAGCTGGGCCTCTCCAGCGAGATAACGCTCAACGACTGCTTTTTTAACCTCGAAGGAGTATTCCTGCTTTCTACGTTTCCTCACAAGACATAGCCTGCCACGCAACTTAAACCGTTGGTACAAGTTCTTAGCAGGACCATGACGAACCCCGACACGATTAGCCGCAGCACCGTAGCTAAAACCCTGCTCAAACAAGGCCACCAACTCTTCCCGCTGACTCGCAGTCAACGTACTATCTGCACGCATAGAAATACTCCTCACTAGTAAACAACTGATCCTCGTCAGTCCAACTAATGGGGAGCAGTCCAATCGAGCTGTGTTGGGTAAACGGTTTGTGTGCGTGTGGCGGGGTGGCATCTGCAGGGTGAAAGTGCGGCTGGTTTTCGCTCGCTTTGCGCCGTTTCGCCTGCGGTGGGGGTGCCTGCGGGAGACTCGGGTCATCCCGGACAAGCCCCAATAACACGCAAAACCTCGCACCCCCAACCAATAAAGCAACTTCTGTCCGGCAACATGGATAGTTTCTTGTGTCGGACAAAAGTTACCGTCTGGACCCTCTAGAAATCGGGATTTGTGAGCCCCATCACGTGCTAGCATTAACCGTTCCTAATGCGTAAATGCGCGTCCAACACCAGTGAGGAGTGCTCATGGCAGACACAAAGTCCACGAGCGGTCTCGTTGAAAACCGCACCATTGACTGGGTCCCCCCAAATGAGCGGCACGGAACCCCGTTTTCGCAGTTCACCCTGTGGTTTGGGTCGAACACGCAGATCACCGCAATCGTCGACGGCGCGC
Coding sequences:
- a CDS encoding L,D-transpeptidase family protein; its protein translation is MNTLPHRSVVLTIAFCALFALFTPAIAATPAHAATPRQATSQINAAAKKHAKKLGKATGSIRCGLPRGGCYRAFKNGSIHWSPKTGAHPTWGGIRNEWKRTGWERGKLGYPVSSERCGLRGGGCYQKFQYGSVHWSPKTGAHATWGAIRWIWQNNNWERGKYGYPTGSAWIGNDGKLRQKFQHGTITTGVLAYGLPHGIKPKGGRQLVVAHTSARSSTTGTVELWELRNDERWHRTHTFKDARFGYKGLATASGKREGDGKTPMGQYRIPFTFGTKAKPKGTKIEYRRADRNDQWCARSGSRHYNTWMSAPNRSCPAKHAEVFSKIPQYSHVAVVDYNSARKAGRGSAIFVHKHGKGSTAGCVSVTEKQMVTLVTWLRPQYNPRIVIAPRGELKNQ
- a CDS encoding choice-of-anchor M domain-containing protein, which gives rise to MRALRAACASLAAVAITAFSFAAVPAFAGPDDDRSVETKAHIDAPKVFWNKATNTFDINSQSNGKTAPLDKTSNWVGRGYNDDGSQNYIFPVTDDHRLGFLGKNGQLLYMAPQVPGPGNSPIWSGFGADTGVPIEKFRDKNFALELVGFNGPGEMNMFNYSTFGNLPVTRLFSSHDKVSRTVWLDPGTHTHNITTFTKPGRYEVTFDASARTTAGAFTASKPTTLVWRVGGTNPADEKLGDVKTAYDKAAGVTGPSAPSFTIAPHAGSEKDGDKNLTDLTFNAGNDAAEGTVVFYIDGYHLAEIPVKGGKATWSEMIGSNTSAFQAVFVPTKGAARWISAPLTSSTGQKAVTTQNAGQFPKETPDAPAGDFSTGEVQVSSRDVSVNAHTQGDGNLVTIDTKPADDSLIYNVTGGFYEKGFDEPTCSVDVVSGPGRRSLQVDREYCKGDQYTLRLTLEPQPRATIGNTETIDLGQVSGTGKPVQTQFSDGGATTTPDPGEGNETPNPDDGNDGSDESLLNTPVTINNGHVDLRAMDVNGELSVALGDDSRQHATESVNRTIDSTTLEVTKLAKVKREGDVLANPSYDVLGPKGAELYILPQAQQPGRVWPGFSSETLDRTKYPDGATMTLTPVSAPKGGKWFAYTETLGAIQTMYASSDKASDIPLPPGTHMHTAWAFTKPGTYTIDVTARAKQATGGARSAGGDATAKTQRLTFVVDHKSAGDDGDGSTPPSEEPGEKPSEAPSAQPSEEPGEQPGEKPGDQPSQEPSEQPSQEPAPAPSDEPTQEPAPKPTEQPGEQPSQEPGEEPTQAPSEEPGEEQSGEEPGEGSTQAPSEEQPGEEPGKDPSQEPNDPAKPGESDTDDTGKPDDKQTEAPADVNEGGSDSGANNTSGGSSDSGSNGSNGTASNDGGFLPRTGASVLPIGLTAGLLVVTGAALIAAVRRRS
- a CDS encoding DedA family protein, which codes for MLRTDRLATAEAFFNRRGPLALVIGRFVPIVRTYVPVAAGTAQMPYRNFVIWNVGGALAWVGSMVLIGALLGHIPGITHSIDGIILLILGISMLPVAISATTSYIKKRRAT
- a CDS encoding SMI1/KNR4 family protein; the protein is MTNVSDFQAVSARYSREWPTEFLRLVADGMLDVSADEHAIPLLHFSTNYELLDPTQIAKRLDMMAEPDDYRHIDPDLGLLPFAMEPGGNLCCFLTQQAHGDSAPVVVLINDEDEDEYLADDLAGFIFSDMVTSASDFYDDDPVGEGNPAENAQAWLAKYRQYMKPEQVSALEDLFANPVEERDDDSLGFISYEDAEELIARVLGGGARDEELVLWERDI
- a CDS encoding DUF1345 domain-containing protein, yielding MKSATDAVRYFVSTVSAILLSVLIETAWVYLLRPDPPGRSLRTELLVLFYLLFWNLFVIIYVSWTMRCYKPLSGSALIGQVRREVRTQKRWWARAFGFTGATNFAVTAAAFAIFLTVVLAQTEMVRQSPLYLALGVHAVAAAWVFMIFAFAAAYMHLNLPDAEKRHIRFHGEPPEDFDDYLTLAVLASTMAAGLSAEIRTKAAWKQMRTNVIVAFGFNSLVLAMIVSVTISALTR